Proteins encoded together in one Triticum dicoccoides isolate Atlit2015 ecotype Zavitan chromosome 7B, WEW_v2.0, whole genome shotgun sequence window:
- the LOC119340024 gene encoding protein FATTY ACID EXPORT 5-like, translating to MHDFCFTIPYGFAVLAGGLLGYLRRGSTASLAGGAGVGGLLLLAGFVSLKAFEKRRNSYLALALETLCALALTFVMGQRYLETSKIMPAGVVAGLSVLMSAFYLFKIATGGNHFSPKKE from the exons ATGCACGACTTCTGCTTCACGATCCCCTACGGGTTCGCGGTCCTGGCCGGCGGCCTGCTGGGCTACCTCCGCCGCGGCAGCACCGCCTCCCtggcgggcggcgccggcgtgggcgggcttctcctcctggcagggtTCGTCAGCCTCAAGGCCTTCGAGAAGCGCCGCAACTcctacctcgccctcgcgctcgagaCCC TTTGCGCACTGGCCTTGACCTTTGTTATGGGGCAGAGATACCTTGAAACTTCAAAGATAATGCCGGCTGGTGTTGTTGCTGGCCTCAG TGTTCTGATGTCGGCATTCTATCTATTCAAAATTGCTACCGGTGGCAACCATTTCTCGCCAAAGAAAGAGTAG
- the LOC119339864 gene encoding uncharacterized protein At5g39570-like — protein MATAYNLRSRDEPDDFDEFDSTPYGGGYDLFATFGRPLPPSDETCYPCSAPSTSYDAPHYAAEEPSPYAHHQKPQPAYGFRPQNEQQQQPSYGREDDSGYGSRPKPKPQPAYGFRPQAEEQRPSYGGGGEDDSGYGSKPQPAYGFRPQQEEQPSYGSGYGSKPQRSEEDTYGSGYGRKPQQEEPAYGSGYGSGYGRKPQAEESYGSGYGNTTQPEEGYGSGYGSKPQVEQTYGGSEYGSGYGRKPQVEESYGSGYGSRPQGGGEEYGSAGYGGRKTEEEGYGGSGYGSGRKVQGEDEGAYGSGGYQKPKPYGEETQGSYGGGYGGGNYGRKKQDDDSDDEKKNRYAKRDDSDDEKERYEKHHHHRRHNYDD, from the exons ATGGCGACCGCCTACAACCTCAGGTCCCGCGACGAGCCGGACGACTTCGACGAGTTCGACTCCACGCCCTACGGCGGCGGCTACGACCTCTTCGCCACCTTCGGCCGCCCGCTCCCGCCCTCCGACGAGACCTGCTACCCCTGCTCCGCCCCCTCCACCTCCTACGACGCGCCCCACTACGCCGCCGAGGAGCCCTCCCCCTACGCCCACCACCAGAAGCCCCAGCCCGCCTACGGCTTCCGCCCCCAgaacgagcagcagcagcagccctccTACGGCCGCGAGGATGACTCCGGCTACGGATCCAGGCCCAAGCCCAAGCCCCAGCCCGCATACGGCTTCCGCCCTCAGGCGGAGGAGCAGCGCCCGTcctacggcggcggcggggaggacgaCTCCGGCTACGGATCCAAGCCGCAGCCCGCCTACGGCTTCCGCCCCCAGCAGGAGGAGCAGCCGTCCTACGGCTCCGGCTACGGGTCCAAGCCCCAGCGCTCCGAGGAGGACACCTACGGATCTGGCTACGGCCGGAAGCCGCAGCAGGAGGAGCCCGCCTACGGGTCCGGGTACGGCTCCGGCTACGGGAGGAAGCCGCAGGCCGAGGAGAGCTACGGATCTGGGTACGGGAACACGACGCAGCCGGAGGAGGGCTACGGCTCCGGCTACGGGTCCAAGCCGCAGGTGGAGCAGACCTACGGCGGATCGGAGTACGGCTCTGGCTACGGAAGGAAGCCGCAGGTGGAGGAGAGCTATGGGTCGGGGTACGGAAGCAGGCCGCAGGGAGGGGGAGAGGAGTATGGTAGCGCTGGGTATGGTGGGAGGAAGACTGAGGAGGAGGGCTATGGTGGCTCTGGGTATGGATCTGGGAGGAAGGTGCAAGGGGAGGATGAAGGTGCGTACGGCTCTGGTGGGTACCAGAAGCCCAAGCCGTATGGAGAGGAGACCCAGGGTTCATATGGTGGTGGGTACGGCGGGGGAAACTATGGCCGCAAGAAGCAG GATGATGACTCTGATGACGAGAAGAAGAACCGTTACGCCAAGCGCGATGACTCTGATGATGAGAAGGAGCGTTAcgagaagcaccaccaccaccgccgccacaacTACGACGACTAA